The following are from one region of the Strix uralensis isolate ZFMK-TIS-50842 chromosome 4, bStrUra1, whole genome shotgun sequence genome:
- the PPM1A gene encoding protein phosphatase 1A isoform X1, with the protein MGAFLDKPKMEKHNAQGQGNGLRYGLSSMQGWRVEMEDAHTAVIGLPNGLDGWSFFAVYDGHAGSQVAKYCCEHLLDHITSNQDFKGPDGPPSVESVKSGIRTGFLQIDEHMRVISEKKHGADRSGSTAVGVMISPQHTYFINCGDSRGLLCRNRKVHFFTQDHKPSNPLEKERIQNAGGSVMIQRVNGSLAVSRALGDFDYKCVHGKGPTEQLVSPEPEVYEIERSEDDDQFIILACDGIWDVMGNEELCDFVRSRLEVTDDLEKVCNEIVDTCLYKGSRDNMSVILICFPNAPKVSPEAVKREAELDKYLESRVEEIIKKQGEGVPDLVHVMRTLATESIPNLPPGGELASKRSVIEAVYNRLNPYRNDDTVSILSLALSFPPPKLF; encoded by the exons ATGGGAGCGTTTTTAGACAAGCCAAAGATGGAGAAGCATAATGCCCAGGGGCAAGGGAATGGGCTTCGTTATGGTCTGAGTAGTATGCAAGGCTGGCGAGTTGAAATGGAGGATGCACATACGGCTGTGATTGGTTTGCCAAATGGACTTGATGGATGGTCATTTTTTGCTGTATACGACGGGCACGCTGGATCACAGGTTGCCAAGTACTGCTGTGAGCATTTATTAGATCACATCACGAGCAACCAGGATTTTAAAGGGCCAGATGGGCCACCATCTGTGGAAAGTGTAAAGAGCGGCATCAGAACGGGTTTTCTGCAAATTGATGAACACATGAGAGTCATCTCTGAGAAGAAACATGGCGCAGACAGAAGTGGGTCGACAGCTGTGGGTGTCATGATTTCTCCCCAACATACATACTTCATCAACTGTGGAGACTCGAGAGGTTTACTTTGTAGAAACAGGAAGGTTCACTTCTTCACACAGGATCACAAACCAAGTAATCCACTGGAGAAAGAGCGTATACAGAATGCAGGTGGCTCTGTAATGATTCAGCGTGTGAATGGCTCTCTTGCTGTTTCACGGGCACTTGGGGACTTTGATTACAAATGTGTCCATGGGAAAGGTCCTACAGAACAGCTAGTCTCACCTGAGCCTGAAGTTTATGAAATTGAGAGATCGGAAGATGATGATCAATTCATCATCCTGGCTTGCGACGGTATCTGGGATGTTATGGGAAACGAAGAGCTGTGTGACTTTGTAAGATCCAGACTTGAAGTCACTGATGACCTTGAGAAAGTTTGCAATGAGATAGTTGACACCTGCTTGTACAAG GGAAGTCGAGACAACATGAGTGTGATATTGATCTGTTTTCCGAATGCACCAAAGGTATCGCCAGAGGCGGTGAAAAGAGAGGCAGAGTTGGACAAGTACCTGGAAAGCAGAGTAGAAG AGATCATAAAGAAGCAGGGTGAAGGAGTCCCAGACTTAGTCCACGTGATGCGTACGTTAGCAACTGAGAGCATCCCAAACCTCCCGCCAGGGGGTGAATTGGCAAGCAA acGGAGTGTGATTGAAGCTGTTTATAACAGACTGAACCCCTACAGGAATGATGATACTGTAAGTATCCTTTCTCTTGCATTATCCTTCCCCCCACCCAAGTTATTTTAG
- the PPM1A gene encoding protein phosphatase 1A isoform X2, giving the protein MGAFLDKPKMEKHNAQGQGNGLRYGLSSMQGWRVEMEDAHTAVIGLPNGLDGWSFFAVYDGHAGSQVAKYCCEHLLDHITSNQDFKGPDGPPSVESVKSGIRTGFLQIDEHMRVISEKKHGADRSGSTAVGVMISPQHTYFINCGDSRGLLCRNRKVHFFTQDHKPSNPLEKERIQNAGGSVMIQRVNGSLAVSRALGDFDYKCVHGKGPTEQLVSPEPEVYEIERSEDDDQFIILACDGIWDVMGNEELCDFVRSRLEVTDDLEKVCNEIVDTCLYKGSRDNMSVILICFPNAPKVSPEAVKREAELDKYLESRVEEIIKKQGEGVPDLVHVMRTLATESIPNLPPGGELASKRSVIEAVYNRLNPYRNDDTDSASTDDMW; this is encoded by the exons ATGGGAGCGTTTTTAGACAAGCCAAAGATGGAGAAGCATAATGCCCAGGGGCAAGGGAATGGGCTTCGTTATGGTCTGAGTAGTATGCAAGGCTGGCGAGTTGAAATGGAGGATGCACATACGGCTGTGATTGGTTTGCCAAATGGACTTGATGGATGGTCATTTTTTGCTGTATACGACGGGCACGCTGGATCACAGGTTGCCAAGTACTGCTGTGAGCATTTATTAGATCACATCACGAGCAACCAGGATTTTAAAGGGCCAGATGGGCCACCATCTGTGGAAAGTGTAAAGAGCGGCATCAGAACGGGTTTTCTGCAAATTGATGAACACATGAGAGTCATCTCTGAGAAGAAACATGGCGCAGACAGAAGTGGGTCGACAGCTGTGGGTGTCATGATTTCTCCCCAACATACATACTTCATCAACTGTGGAGACTCGAGAGGTTTACTTTGTAGAAACAGGAAGGTTCACTTCTTCACACAGGATCACAAACCAAGTAATCCACTGGAGAAAGAGCGTATACAGAATGCAGGTGGCTCTGTAATGATTCAGCGTGTGAATGGCTCTCTTGCTGTTTCACGGGCACTTGGGGACTTTGATTACAAATGTGTCCATGGGAAAGGTCCTACAGAACAGCTAGTCTCACCTGAGCCTGAAGTTTATGAAATTGAGAGATCGGAAGATGATGATCAATTCATCATCCTGGCTTGCGACGGTATCTGGGATGTTATGGGAAACGAAGAGCTGTGTGACTTTGTAAGATCCAGACTTGAAGTCACTGATGACCTTGAGAAAGTTTGCAATGAGATAGTTGACACCTGCTTGTACAAG GGAAGTCGAGACAACATGAGTGTGATATTGATCTGTTTTCCGAATGCACCAAAGGTATCGCCAGAGGCGGTGAAAAGAGAGGCAGAGTTGGACAAGTACCTGGAAAGCAGAGTAGAAG AGATCATAAAGAAGCAGGGTGAAGGAGTCCCAGACTTAGTCCACGTGATGCGTACGTTAGCAACTGAGAGCATCCCAAACCTCCCGCCAGGGGGTGAATTGGCAAGCAA acGGAGTGTGATTGAAGCTGTTTATAACAGACTGAACCCCTACAGGAATGATGATACT gattcTGCCTCAACTGATGATATGTGGTAA